From Macaca mulatta isolate MMU2019108-1 chromosome 1, T2T-MMU8v2.0, whole genome shotgun sequence, the proteins below share one genomic window:
- the LOC107000779 gene encoding late cornified envelope protein 3D-like, giving the protein MSCQQNQQQCQPPPKCPSPKCPPKSPAQCLPPASSGCAPSSRGCGSSSEGGCFLSHHRHHHRCRRQRSNSCDRGSGQQGGGSSCSHGSGGCC; this is encoded by the coding sequence ATGTCCTGCCAGCAGAACCAGCAGCAGTGCCAACCTCCACCCAAGTGCCCCTCACCCAAGTGCCCCCCAAAGAGCCCAGCACAGTGTCTGCCTCCAGCTTCCTCTGGCTGTGCCCCAAGCTCCCGGGGCTGCGGTTCCAGCTCTGAGGGCGGCTGCTTCCTGAGCCACCACAGGCACCACCACCGATGCCGGCGCCAGAGGTCCAACTCCTGTGACAGGGGCAGTGGTCAGCAAGGCGGGGGCTCCAGCTGCAgccacggttctggaggctgctGCTGA
- the LOC107000776 gene encoding late cornified envelope protein 3D — MSCQQNQQQCQPPPKCPSPKCPPKSPAQCLPPASSGCAPSSGGCGPSSESGCFLSHHRHHHRCRRQRSNSCDRGSGQQGGGSGCGHGSGGCC; from the coding sequence ATGTCCTGCCAGCAGAACCAGCAGCAGTGCCAACCTCCACCCAAGTGCCCCTCACCCAAGTGCCCCCCAAAGAGCCCAGCACAGTGTCTGCCTCCAGCTTCCTCTGGCTGTGCTCCAAGCTCCGGGGGCTGTGGCCCCAGCTCCGAGAGCGGCTGCTTCCTGAGCCACCACAGGCACCACCACCGATGCCGGCGCCAGAGGTCCAACTCCTGTGACAGGGGCAGTGGTCAGCAAGGTGGGGGCTCTGGCTGTGGCCACGGTTCTGGGGGCTGCTGCTGA